A stretch of the Malus domestica chromosome 08, GDT2T_hap1 genome encodes the following:
- the LOC103428939 gene encoding WAT1-related protein At1g25270-like: MAMGTGRICNALHGLKPVLLMVVVQFAFAGVNILYKLAANDGMNLRILVAYRFIFGTAFLLPIALFIERKNRPKLTWMVLLQGFLSGLFGGSLSQNLYIESLALTSATFASAISQLIPAITFILAITFRLEKLNLRSLTGKAKVLGTLMGIGGAMLLAFYEGVEIKIWSTHVDLLHTSQQQHSHLASLPHRDSGDRLLGCLLAFGSCICNAIWLIILTKMSVTYPCYYSSTALMSAMGSIQAVGFALCMERGWSQWMLGWNIRLLTAAYSGIMVTGLCATFISLCISMRGPLFVSVFNPLMLVLIAIVGSLVLDEKLHLGSVLGAVLIVCGLYAVLWGKGKEIEKMSHLVPSTSFHHQDSGSIDIVIMPPDNNKGNSNNIESLTNNNASKATSSAVSMIH; encoded by the exons ATGGCGATGGGTACTGGTAGGATATGTAATGCTCTGCATGGGTTGAAGCCAGTGTTGTTAATGGTGGTGGTTCAGTTTGCATTTGCAGGAGTTAATATTCTCTACAAACTGGCCGCTAACGATGGAATGAACTTAAGGATTCTTGTTGCATATCGCTTCATTTTTGGAACCGCCTTCCTTCTTCCTATTGCTCTTTTCATTGAAAG GAAGAACAGGCCAAAACTCACATGGATGGTACTCCTGCAAGGATTTTTGTCTGGCTTGTTCGG TGGATCGTTATCACAAAATTTGTACATTGAAAGCTTAGCCTTAACATCGGCCACATTTGCTTCTGCCATATCCCAACTCATCCCAGCTATTACCTTCATCTTGGCCATCACCTTCAg GCTGGAGAAATTGAATTTGAGAAGCCTAACAGGGAAGGCGAAGGTGTTGGGAACATTAATGGGAATAGGTGGAGCAATGCTTCTGGCCTTTTATGAGGGTGTGGAAATCAAAATATGGTCCACGCATGTTGACCTTTTACATACAAGTCAGCAACAACACAGCCACTTGGCATCATTACCGCATAGAGATTCTGGTGATCGACTATTGGGTTGTCTACTGGCCTTCGGAAGCTGTATTTGTAACGCTATATGGCTCATTATCCTG ACTAAAATGAGTGTGACATACCCTTGCTATTATTCAAGCACTGCTTTAATGTCAGCAATGGGGTCAATCCAGGCCGTTGGTTTTGCCCTCTGCATGGAGAGGGGGTGGAGCCAATGGATGCTAGGGTGGAACATTAGGCTTCTAACAGCGGCATACTCG GGAATTATGGTCACTGGGCTATGTGCTACATTTATTTCTTTGTGCATAAGCATGAGAGGCCCTTTGTTTGTATCTGTTTTCAACCCTCTTATGTTGGTGCTCATTGCCATCGTTGGGTCTTTGGTATTAGATGAGAAGTTGCATCTTGGAAG CGTTTTGGGAGCAGTGTTGATAGTGTGTGGCTTATATGCGGTGCTGTGGGGTAAGGGCAAAGAAATAGAGAAGATGAGTCATTTAGTACCGTCAACAAGCTTTCATCATCAGGATTCTGGCTCAATTGATATTGTGATAATGCCTCCAGATAACAATAAGGGCAACAGCAACAACATCGAGAGCCTTACAAATAACAATGCTTCAaaggctactagttctgcgGTCAGCATGATTCATTGA